The following are encoded in a window of Tessaracoccus flavescens genomic DNA:
- a CDS encoding transglutaminase-like domain-containing protein, whose amino-acid sequence MHRRLVSSNLRIQVSATAQLVFSVAVSAEHEPAQERLSLTVDGDPIDVEELLAPNGGRLHRAVNVPVGQLIVDYAATIDGQAPPAPLQGIDEVLYTRPSRYCDSDRLAALSGAHFDGLEGSALVSAVRAWVHDKIAYRSGSSRGVDGALDTYIARAGVCRDFSHLAIAFLRARNVAARFVSVYAPGLKPMDFHAVTEVWLDGAWQLFDATGLAPRQAMVRICTGRDAADTAFMTTLGGRTQLESVRVEAQIDGDLPSDDGLGLSLLS is encoded by the coding sequence GTGCACCGCCGACTCGTCTCAAGCAACCTCCGGATCCAGGTCTCCGCGACGGCCCAGCTCGTCTTCTCCGTGGCAGTCAGTGCCGAACATGAACCGGCGCAGGAACGACTCAGCCTCACGGTCGACGGGGACCCGATCGACGTCGAGGAGCTCCTTGCACCCAACGGTGGGCGGCTGCACCGCGCGGTGAACGTACCGGTCGGCCAGCTGATCGTCGACTACGCGGCGACGATCGACGGCCAGGCGCCGCCCGCGCCGCTGCAGGGCATCGACGAGGTGCTCTACACGCGCCCCTCGCGCTACTGCGACTCCGACCGGTTGGCCGCCCTCAGCGGCGCCCACTTCGACGGCCTCGAGGGAAGTGCGCTGGTGTCTGCGGTGCGGGCCTGGGTGCACGACAAGATCGCCTACCGCTCCGGGTCCAGCCGCGGCGTCGACGGCGCGCTCGACACGTATATTGCCCGCGCGGGCGTGTGCCGCGACTTCTCGCATCTGGCGATCGCCTTCCTGCGCGCCAGGAACGTTGCGGCCCGGTTCGTGTCGGTCTACGCACCGGGGCTGAAGCCGATGGACTTCCACGCCGTCACCGAGGTCTGGCTCGACGGGGCCTGGCAGCTGTTCGACGCGACCGGCCTCGCCCCGCGGCAGGCGATGGTGCGGATCTGCACCGGGCGCGACGCCGCGGACACGGCCTTCATGACCACGTTGGGCGGCCGCACCCAGCTCGAGTCGGTCCGCGTGGAAGCACAGATCGACGGGGACCTGCCGAGCGACGACGGCCTCGGGCTGAGCCTGCTGAGCTGA
- a CDS encoding transglutaminase family protein — MRQLPENLTARRYFLKHRTSYFYSDAVTMCHERGFLSPRETPSQRVVAHGAGILPEPLLHTEHVDRFGNLSHYFEIHYPHTQFEVVKEAVIDVAWPEVDVDLLDTWSLASATRAIAGNPALRLDRAVYGLPSRHVTAPPRLASYSDTILDPDLGFGQAISELTRGIRRDFAYRPGATSVRTTVDELLDLRAGVCQDFAHLGIAVLRSLGIPARYVSGYIETIAPPGKEKLEGSDASHAWISVLAPNGSWIDIDPTNGKFADSRYLVTAWGRDFADVSPLRGIVVTEAVTSRLDVGVDVVQMDGDRLPRMQTLDLEL; from the coding sequence GTGAGGCAGCTACCGGAGAACCTGACGGCTCGTCGCTACTTCCTCAAGCACCGCACCAGCTACTTCTACTCCGACGCTGTCACCATGTGCCACGAGCGGGGATTCCTCAGCCCGCGGGAGACACCTAGCCAGCGCGTCGTCGCCCACGGCGCGGGCATCCTCCCCGAGCCGCTGCTGCACACCGAGCACGTCGACCGGTTCGGCAACCTCAGCCACTACTTCGAGATCCACTACCCGCACACCCAGTTCGAGGTGGTGAAGGAGGCGGTGATCGACGTCGCCTGGCCGGAGGTGGACGTCGACCTGCTCGACACGTGGAGCCTCGCCTCCGCCACGCGGGCCATCGCCGGCAATCCGGCGCTGCGGCTCGACCGCGCCGTCTACGGCCTGCCGAGCAGACACGTGACCGCGCCGCCCCGGCTCGCCTCCTACAGCGACACCATCCTCGACCCCGACCTCGGCTTCGGCCAGGCCATCAGCGAGCTCACCCGCGGGATCCGGCGCGACTTCGCCTACCGGCCAGGCGCCACGTCCGTGCGGACCACCGTCGACGAACTGCTCGACCTGCGCGCGGGCGTCTGCCAGGACTTCGCGCATCTCGGCATCGCCGTGCTGCGCAGCCTCGGCATCCCGGCCCGCTACGTGTCGGGCTACATCGAGACCATCGCCCCTCCCGGCAAGGAGAAGCTGGAGGGCTCCGACGCCTCCCACGCCTGGATCTCGGTGCTCGCGCCCAACGGGTCCTGGATCGACATCGACCCGACCAACGGCAAGTTCGCCGACTCGCGCTACCTGGTCACGGCATGGGGGAGGGACTTCGCCGACGTCAGCCCGCTGCGCGGGATCGTCGTGACCGAGGCGGTCACCTCGCGGCTCGACGTCGGGGTCGACGTGGTGCAGATGGACGGCGACCGGCTGCCGCGGATGCAGACGCTCGACCTCGAGCTCTGA